CGTCCTTGAGGGTGCGGGAGCCGGAGTCGACGGCGATGACCTCGGCGCCGAGCAGCTGCATCCGGGCCACGTTCAGCGCCTGCCGCTCGGTGTCGACCTCGCCCATGTAGACCACGCACTCGAGGCCCAGGTAGGCGCAGGCGGTGGCGGTGGCGACGCCGTGCTGGCCGGCCCCGGTCTCGGCGATCACCCGGGTCTTGCCCATCCGCTTGGTGAGCAGGGCCTGGCCGAGCACGTTGCGGATCTTGTGCGCGCCGGTGTGGTTGAGGTCCTCGCGCTTGAGCAGGATGCGGGCGCCGGCGAGCTCGGAGAGCTTGGTGGCGTCGTAGAGGAGGCTCGGCGTGCCGGCGTAGTCCCGCAGCAGCCGTTCGAACTCCGCCATGAACGCGGCGTCGGCGAGCGCGTCGCGCCAGGCGACGGTGAGCTCGTCGAGCGCGGCCATCAACGCCTCGGGCATCATCCGGCCGCCGAAGCGACCGAAGCGGCCGTCCGCGCCGACCTGCTGCACGCGGGCCTGCTCGGCGTCCTGCCGGGTGCCCGCCTCGGTGCGGACCGAGCGGCTGCCCTGGCTGCTCTCGTTGCTCGGGTCGGTCCTGCTGGTCGCGGGACCTGCCGGGGTGCCGGCCGGCTGGGTCGTCGGGCTGCTCATGCCGGGGTCAGACCCCCTTCTGCTGTCCGTGCGAGTCGTTCTCGCACTTGTGGAGCGAGGGATGGGCGCCGGCCGCGACCAGGTCCGCGACGGCCTCGCGCGGGTTGTCACCGCGGACCAGGGTCTCGCCGACGAGGACGACGTGGGCGCCCTGCTTGGCGTACTCGAACACGTCGTGCGGGCCGCGGACGCCGGACTCGGCGACCCGGACCACGTCGTCGGGGATCCGCGGCGCCAGCCGGGCGAAGGTGTCGCGGTCGACCTCGAGGGTGCGGAGGTTGCGGGCGTTGACCCCGATCAGCTGCGCGCCCGCGTCGAGCGCGCGGTCCACCTCGTCCTCGTCGTGGACCTCCACCAGCGGCGTCAGCCCGATGGTGATCGCGCGCTCGAGGAGGCCGACCAGCTGCGGCTGGTCGAGCGCCGCGACGATCAGCAGCACGAGGTCGGCGCCGGCCGCGCGGGCCTCCCACAGCTGGTAGGAGGTGACGATGAAGTCCTTGCGCAGCACGGGGACGTCGACCGCGGCGCGCACGGCGCGCAGGTCCTCCAGGCTGCCGCCGAAGCGGCGCTGCTCGGTGAGCACGCTGATGGTGGCCGCCCCACCGGCGGCGTAGTCGACGGCCAGGGCGGCGGGGTCCGTGATGGTGGCGAGAGGCCCCTTGCTGGGGCTGGAGCGCTTCACCTCGGCGATGACGCTGACACCGCCGTCACGGAACAGGGGCATCGGGTCGAGGGCGTCCGGCGCCTGCCGGGCTGCGACCTTGAGCTCCTCGATCGAGGTGCTCTGCTCACGCTCCGCGAGGTCGAGCCGGACGCCGTCGATGATCTCGTCGAGCACGGAACTGCTCACGGTGCTGACCTCTCCTCGGCGGACACGATGTCGGGGTCTCTAGACTCTCATGCGCCCGGTTGCCGGCTCACCACGAGGTGGCGTCCCCCGGACACCTGCAGCAGTGACAGCGTCCCGATCCCCCGACACGCATCCGAGGAAGTCCCGGCATGAGCCACACCCCCGGCCCGCCCCCGCCCGGCTACGGCTACCCGCCGGCCGGCTACCCGGCGCCGGCGCCCACCAACGGGAAGGCGACCGCGGCCCTCATCGTCGGCATCAGCACGCTCGTCCTGTCCTGGTGCTGCGGCGCCGGCGTGCTCGGCCTCGTCGCGGTCGTGCTCGGGGTGAAGGGGCGCTCGGAGATCCGCAGCTCGCAGGGCACCCAGAGTGGGGAGGGCATCGCGATGGCCGGGATCATCACCGGCGCCGTGGCCGCGGTGATCGGGATCCTCGTGGTCGCGCTGATCGTGATCCTCGTGGCCAGCGGCAACGCGGCCTTCCAGGAGTACGCCGAGAGCGGCTCCACCGCCACCTTCTAGGGCGCGCTCCCGCGCAGGCGTGTCGGGCGGTGCAGCCGGGGCGAGGCACTAGCGTCGGGCCCACAACCGATCACGACGCACTGCCGACGAGGGAGAAACGATGAGCTACACACCGCCACCGCCGCCGCCCGAGGAGGGCGGCCCCGGCGACGGGTCCGGGACACCTCCCGGGTACGGCGCCCCGCCCCCGCCGCCTCCGGGCTACGGCACGCCCCCGCCGCCGCCCGGCTACGGCGGCCCGACCGGTCCCGGCTACGGCGGCCCGACCGGTCCCGGCTACGGCGGCCAGGGTCCGGGCTACGGAGCCCCGCGCGCGAACACCAAGGCCGTGGTGGCCCTGGTGATCGGCATCGCCTCGCCGCTGCTGGGGCTGTGCTGCTTCCTGTTCGGGCTGGCCGGCATCGCCGCGGTGGTGCTCGGACGCCAGGCCCAGAACGAGATCGCCGCCAGCGCCGGCTCGCAGACCGGCCAGGGGATGGCGAAGGCCGGCTTCATCCTCGGCATCGTCGGCACCGTCGTCGGCGTGCTCGGGCTGATCTGGACGATCTACGTCGCCGCCACCGGCGACTTCCAGTTCACCAACACCCCGTGACCTGCTGGCCCCTTGACCGCTGTCGCGGTCAGGGGGTCAGCCACGTCGCGAACGGCAGGTTGCGCAGCACCCAGAACACCGCGGTCACCCCGAGCACCAGCCCGGTCAGCCAGTAGGCCTGCCGGTCGGTCGGCTGCCGCCGCACTCCGCGCCAGCCGTCGCGCATCCGGCGCAGCCACCACGCGCCGAGCAGCGGGAGCGCACCGACGAGCAGCAGGTTGCTCGACGCGGCGCCGGCGACGTCGCCGCGGGTCAGGTCGTTCACGGCGCGCAGGCCACCGCACCCGGGGCAGTAGGTGCCGGTCAGCACCAGCCAGGGGCACAGCCCCCAGCTGCCCGCCTGGTGCGGGTCGCGCACGTGCAGGGCGACCGAGGCGGCGAGCACGCCGACCGCGAGGAACGTCGGCCCCTGCACCCGCGCCCAGCGGCTGCGGGCGTCGGGCGGAGCTGCGAGTGTCGCGGTCACGACCGGCCTCCCGGCAGTCCTCAGTCGGCGACGGGCTCGGCGCCCAGGCCCATCTTCTGCATGATCTTGCCGACGATCGCACCGGCGGGCAGCAGCGCGAGCCCGACCCAGAACATCGGCCAGTTGTCGATCACCATGCCGATGCCGCCGACGACGAACCCGACCAGGATGATGATGACGCCGGTCCAGGCAGCAGGGGTGTTGCCGTGGTGTGCAGCCATGCGGGGGAACTCCTCGTGTTGCGCGGTGGACCGGGTAGGTGGTGCCCCTCATCCTAGGACCGCGGGCGCGGCCGGGTGGCGCGTGGGTCGGCGTGGCGGGCGGTGGTGCCGCTCAGGCGGTCGGGTCGCGGCCCTCGTCGATGGCCCGCCACAGCTCCCGCTCGTCCGGCTCGGCAGCGGGCCCGCTGCCCGCGGCGGCACCGGCCGCCGGGCGCGAGCCGGGGGCGTCGTACCGGCTGCCCATGGAGGGCCAGGTCCGGGCCCGGAGGACCGCGACGCCCAGGGTGACCAGGGTCAGGACGAGAGCGACGCCGGTGGTCCAGTACCACGCGGTGAGCGAGCCGGCGAGCACGTCGCTGGTCGCCCCCTGGGCAGTGGCCGCGGTGACCGCGGCGTCCGGCGCGGCGTCGAAGGCGTCGACCAGGGCGACCAGGGCTCCCGCCGCGGCGAGCACGCCGATGACGGCGCCGACCTGCCGGGCACGGCCCCGCAGCACCAGCACCACGCCCCAGGCGGCGAGCGCGACCAACGACAGCGCCAGCACCAGCGGTGCGGCGTCCGAGCCGGTGACCGACCCGTTGACCGCGACGCCCGCGGCGTCCCCGGAGGAGGTGGCCCACTCCCGGGAGGCGCCGACGGCGGCCAGTGCCCCGGCGCCGAGGCCGACCAGCACGGTGGTCCCGAACGAGCGGTCCCGGCGTCCGGTCACGGCTGCGACACCGGCAGCTCGCGGGCGTCGAAGCAGGTGCGGTCCCCGGTGTGGCAGGCGGGTCCCTCCTGGTCCACGGCGAGCAGCAGCGTGTCGCCGTCGCAGTCGAGCCGCACCGAGCGCACCCACTGCCGGTTCCCGGAGGTCTCGCCCTTGACCCAGTACTCGCTGCGCGAGCGGCTCCAGTACGTCGCCCGGCCGGTGGTCAAGGTGCGGTGCAGCGCCTCGTCGTCCATCCAGCCGACCATCAGCACCTCACCGGTGTCGTGCTGCTGCACCACGGCCGGGACCAGCCCGTCGGCGTCGCGCTTGAGCAGTCCGGCGATGTCGGGGTCCAGGGAGCTCACCGGGCCATCCTCCCACCAGGCCGGGCGCCGGCCCGACCCGCCGGTCAGCGGACCGACTGTTGCGCGACCCAGGAGGTGTGCAGCCGGCCGTAGACGCCGCCCTCCGCCACCAGCTGCGCGTGCGGCCCACGCTGCACGACCCGGCCCTGGTCGACCACGACCACCTCGTCGGCGTTCTCCGCGGTGGACATCCGGTGCGCGATGGTCACCGAGGTCCGGCCCCGGGTGAGCCGCTCCAGCGCACGGTTGATCCGCATCTCCAGCGCCGGGTCGACGGCGCTGGTGGCCTCGTCGAGCACCAGCAGGTCCGGGTCGGCCAGGTGCGCCCGGAGCAGCGCGACCAGCTGCCGCTCGCCGGCCGACAGCGACTCGCCGCGCTGGCCGACCGGGGTGTCCAGGCCGCGCGGCAGCCCGTCGAGCCAGTCCCGCAGCCCCAGCTCGGTGGCCGCGGCGAGGATCTGCTCGTCGGTGGCGTCGAGGCGGCCGTACAACGCGTTCGCCCGCACCGTGGAGTCGAAGAGGAACCCCTCCTGCGGCACCATCACGACCCGCTCGCGCAGCGACCGGAACGGCACCCGGCGCAGGTCGGTGCCGTCGAGGCGCACGGTGCCGGTGGCCGGGTCCATCAGCCGGGTCAGCAGCTTGGCCAGGGTGGTCTTGCCCGACCCGGTCTCCCCGACGACCGCCACCCGGGTGTTCGGGGCGATCTCCAGGTCGACGTCGGCGAGCACCGGCGGGCCGCCGGGGTAGGAGAACCCGACACCCTCGAAGTGGATCGAGACCCCGCCGCGCGGCAGCTCCTCGCCGTCCTCCCCCGGGTCGACCACGTCGGCCGGCGTGTCCAGGATCCCGATCACCCGCCGCCAGCCGGCGATCGCGTTCTGCGCGTCGGTCAGCACCTGGGTGCCCATCTGCACCGGGCCGACGAACAACGTGACCAGGAAGGCGAACGCCAGCACCTGGCCGACGGTGATGTCGCCGTCGACGCCGAGCAGCACGCCGACGATGAGCACCCCGGCGTTCGCCAGGCCGGCCGAGACCCCGCCGAGCGAGAACGAGAAGGCGGTCAGCCCCTGCGCCCGGGTGCTCGCCTGCTTGTAGCGGTCCACGGCCTCGTCGATGCGGGCCTGGGTGCGGCCCTCGATCGCGTAGGAACGCACGACGGTCGCGCCGACCACCGGCTCGGACACCGCGCTCAGCATCGCCCCGACCTGGCGGCGCACGACGCCGTACGCCTCGGAGAGCTTGCGCTGGAAGAACCGCAGCGAGAGGAAGAGCGGCAGGAAGCAGATCCAGACGACCAGGGTCAGCTGCCAGCTGTAGAACAGCATCACGGCGGTGGCGACGATGATCTGCCCGACGCTGACCACGGCGATCATGCCGCCGAAGATGAGGAACTGGGAGACCTGGTCGACGTCGCTGGTGACCCGGGCCACCAGCGAACCGCGGCGCTCGGTGTTCTGGGTCAGCATCGGGAGGTCGTGGACGTGCCGGAACGCCTTGATCCGCAGCGTCGCCAGGCCGCGCTCGGCGGCGGTGAACAGCCGCGAGGTCATGAGGTACGACGCCAGCCCGGTCACCACGACGGCGGCCGCGGCCGCGGTGGCCATCCAGGCCATGAACCCGAGGTCCGGGCCGCCCTCGGCGCCGAGGCCGCGGTCGAGGGTCTGCTGCACCGAGATCGGGATCACGACCCGGCCCAGGGTGGCCAGCACCGCGAAGGCGAAGGTGCCGCCGAACCCCTCCTTGAGCTCCGGCGACAGCTCGATGCCGCGGCGCAGCGTCTGCCGCGCGGTGATCGACTCGCCGGTGTCCATGCTGGTGCCGGCGGCACCGGTCCCGGGCGGGGTGGTCGCGGTGCTCATCGGGACCTCACCTCGTCGCTGCCGGCGACTTCCTCGACGGTGACCTCGTGCTCGTAGGCGTTGACCAGCCGCGCGTAGCCGGGGTTCCGGCTGAGCAGCTCGGCGTGGGTGCCCTGGTCGGCGACCCTGCCGTCGACGAGGTGCACGACCTCGTCGGCCAGCGAGATCGTCGCCTTGCGGTAGGCCACCACGAGCACCGTCGCGCCCTCCCCCGGCCCGCCGCCGGAGGCGCGCAGCGCCGCGAGGATCCGGGCCTCGACCTCCGGGTCGACCGCCGAGGTGGCGTCGTCCATCACCAGCAGCCGCGGCCGGCGCACCAGCGCCCGGGCCAGCGAGAGCCGCTGACGCTGGCCGCCGGACAGGCTGGTGCCGCGCTCCCCGATCCGGGTGTCGAGGCCGTCGGGCAGCGCGGCGACGAAGCCGTCCGCCTGCGCGGTCCGCAGCGCCTCCCAGACCGCGTCGTCGCTGACGTCGAGGCCGAGGGTCACGTTGCCGCGGACGGTGTCGTCGAAGAGGAACGCCTGCTGCGGCACCAGCGCCACGTGCTCGGCGACCACCCCCGCGGCGAGGTCTCGCAGGTCCACGCCGTCGACGCTGACGCTGCCCCGGTCCGGGTCGACCAGGCGCACCAGCAGCGAGGTCAGCGTGCTCTTGCCCGAGGCGGTCTCGCCGACCACCGCGACGGTGCGTCCCGGAGCCACGGTGAACGTGAGGTCCGCCAGCACCGGCGGCCCGTCCTCGGAGCGGTCGTAGCGGTAGGCCAGGTGGTCCACGGCGAGCGCCGCCCCGGGGCCGGTGACCGGCTCGATCCGGCGGCCGCCGTACTGCATCTCGCCGGTGGCGGCGAGGACCGCGGAGACCCGCTGGAACCCGACCACGCTGCGCGGGAACTCGCCCAGCAGCCAGCCCAGCGACCGGATCGGGAACGCCACGATGGTGAGCAGGTAGCCGATCGTCACCACGTCGCCGGGCGCCGCACGGCCGGCGAGCACCTGGTTGACGCCGACCGCCAGCACGGCGAGCACCCCCAGGTTCGGCAGCGCCTCCAGCACCGGGTCGAACGCGGCCCGCACCCGGCCCGCCTTCACGTTGGTGTCGCGCAGCTGGTGGGCCTTGCGCGCGAAGCGCTGGGTCTCCTCGCTCTCGCGCCCCAGCGTCTTGACCACCAGCGCGCCGTCGAAGGACTCGTGCGCGACCTCGCTGACCTCGGCCCGGAGCGCCTGCGCCCGGGTCATCAGCGGCGACTGCAGCCGCTGGAAGACCAGGTTGGCGACGATCACCGCCGGGAACACGAGCAGCCCGACGCCCGCCATCACCAGGTCGGTGAGCAGCATCTGCACGACCGCGATCACCATCATCGCCACCGTCCCGACCGCCATCGGCAGCGGCGCGATCGGCGCCCACGCGGCTTCGACGTCGGAGTTGGCGTTGGAGAGCAGCTGCCCGGTCGGGTGCTGCTGGTGCCAGGAGATCGGCAGCCGGAGGTACTGCCGCGTGACCGCGCGCCGGTGGTAGGCCTGCATGCGGTACTGCATGACGCCGGCGCCCAGGCGGCGGGCGACGATGCCCACCGCGCGCAGCAGCGCCACCCCGACGAACAGCGCCAGGATCGCGATCAGGCCGTCCCACTCGACCCTGCCGGACTCGAAGGCGGGCAGGACCACGTGGTCGGTCGACCAGCCCAGCACCCAGGCGTCCGCGACGGTGAGCGCGCCGAACAGCACGCTGCCCAGGGTGGAAAGGGTGAACACCACGGGCTCGCGCTTGATCGCCACCCCGAGGACGGCGAAGCCCTCGCGCAAGGTGCTCCCCGAGGTCACCGACCTCGTCCGCTGCTGCGCGCGCGTCGTGCTGGCCACCGCTCTCCTTGTCCTGATGCCGTCGGGTGCGGCCCCCTCGTGAGGGCCCGCGGCGGCCCGGCCCGCGCCGGGCAGCGGGCGTGCGGGGCGGTCGCACCGGGCACCAGCCTACGATCGGCCCCATGGAGACCCCGACATCCCTGGCCAGGAGCGAGCGCACGGCGCTGTGCGACACCGCCCTGGCGGTGGGCCCCGACCAGCCGACGCTGTGCGGCGAGTGGACGGTCAAGGAGCTGGTGGTGCACCTGCTGGTCCGGGAGCGGAGCCCGGCCGCGATCGGCATCGTGCTGTCCCCCGCCGCCGGGCTGACCGAGCGCGAGATGCGGCGCAAGGGGCGCCAGCCGTTCGAGGAGCTCGTCGCGCGGCTGCGGAAGGGCCCGTCGCCGTGGTCGCCGTACGCCCTGCCCAAGCTGGACGGGCTGCTGAACACGCTGGAGTTCTTCGTCCACCACGAGGACATCCGCCGCGCCGGGGCCGGCTGGGAGCCGCGGGAGCTCGGCGGCGACGCGCAGAAGGTCCTCTGGTCGATGGTGCGCACCGCCGGCAAGGGGCTGCTGCGCAGCGCCCCCGCCCCGGTGGTGATCGAGAACGCCACCACCGGGTCGCGAACGGTGCTCAAGGACGGCCCGGAGCCGGTGGTGGTCAGCGGACCGCCCGGCGAGGTGACGATGTTCGTGTTCGGCCGGCAGCCCCAGGCGCGCGTCACCCTGTCCGGGCCGGACCAGGCGGTGGCGGCGCTGCAGGCCGCCTCCTTCGGCGTCTGAGCGCCGTCGCCGGGGACTGCCGGCCGGGTCCGCGTGCCGGTCCGGGTCGGCGGCCGCGAGACCCGGACGGCGTCGGTCCCGGGGCGTCATAGGGTGAGCGCCATGAGCACCTACCTCGAGCTGCTGCCTGCCGTCGACATCTCGGACGGCCAGGCCGTCCAGCTCGTCCAGGGCGTGGCCGGCTCCGAGAAGCACTTCGGCGACCCGCTGGAGGCGGCGCTGAACTGGCAGCGCCGCGGGGCCGAGTGGATCCACCTCGTCGACCTCGACGCCGCCTTCGGCCGCGGCCACAACCGCGACCTGCTGGCCCGGATCATCGGCACGCTCGACATCGACGTCGAGGTCAGCGGCGGGATCCGCGACGACGAGTCGCTGGCCGCGGCGATGGCCGCCGGCTGCCGCCGGGTGAACATGGGCACCGCAGCCCTGGAGCAGCCCGAGTGGTGCGCGAAGGCGATCGCCGAGCACGGCGACCGGGTGGCCGTCGGCCTCGACGTGCGCGGCCGGACCCTCGCGGCCCGCGGCTGGACCCGGGACGGCGGCGACCTCTACGACGTGCTGGCCAGGCTCGACTCCGAGGGCTGCGCGCGGTACGTCGTCACCGACGTCAACAAGGACGGGATGCTGCAGGGGCCGAACCTCGACCTGCTCCGCGACGTGTGCGCGGCCACCGACCGGCCGGTGGTGGCCTCCGGCGGGATCACCGAGCTCGCCGACCTCGAGGCGCTCCAGGGCCTGGTCGCGGAGGGCGTCGAGGGCGCGATCATCGGGACCGCGCTCTACGAGGGCCGGTTCAGCCTCGAGGACGCGCTGGCGCTCACCCTGCCCGCCGGGCTGCAGCAGGACCGGCGACCGTGAGCCTCGCCGTCCGGGTGATCCCCTGCCTCGACGTCGACGCCGGCCGCGTCGTCAAGGGCGTCAACTTCGAGAACCTCCGCGACGCCGGCGACCCGGTCGAGCTGGCCCGGCGCTACGACGCCGAGGGCGCCGACGAGCTGACCTTCCTCGACATCTCCGCCTCCCACGAGGGCCGGGCCACCACCATGGAGATCGTCTCCGCGACCGCCGAGCAGGTCTTCATCCCGCTCACCGTGGGCGGCGGGGTGGGCAGCGTGGCGCACGTCGACGCGCTGCTGCGGGCCGGCGCCGACAAGGTCGCGGTCAACACCGCGGCGATCCGCCGGCCCGAGCTGCTCGCCGAGATCGCCGACCGGTTCGGCAACCAGGTGCTGGTGCTGTCGGTGGACGCCCGGCGCACCGGCCCCGGCGGCGGCACCGACAGCGGCTTCGAGGTGACCACCCACGGCGGCCGCGAGAGCGCCGGCCTGGACGCCGTGGAGTGGGCGGACCGGGCCGCCGAGCTCGGCGCCGGCGAGATCCTGCTCAACGCCATGGACGCCGACGGCACCCAGGACGGCTTCGACCTCGAGCTGATCCGGCTGGTCCGGGCCGAGGTGTCGGTGCCGGTGATCGCCTCCGGCGGCGCCGGCAAGGTGGAGCACTTCCCGCCGGCGGTCGACGCCGGCGCGGACGCGGTGCTCGCCGCGACCGTCTTCCACTTCGGGACGCTGCGGATCGGTGAGGTCAAGGACGCCCTGCGCGAGGCGGGGCACCCGGTCCGCTAGCGCCGCGGCAGCAGCAAGGTCGCCAGTACCGGGAACGCCAGCACCGAGACCACCAGCGCGGCCAGCCGGGCCTCCCAGTCCGGCCGGACCACCCAGACCAGCACGTTCAGGGCCAGCACCAGCGCGACCAGGAGCCCCCGGCGCAGCCGCCGGCGGCGGGCCAGCAGCCCGGTGTCGCGGCCCACCGGACGCCACCGCGGCAGCCGGTCGGTGGTCAGCCGCTGCAGCCCCCGGCGCCGGGCCAGCCGCCGCTCGCGTCGCTCGGCCTGGGCGGCCCGGGCCGCGACCCGCAGGGCGGCCTCGTGCTCGCGGGCGGCGCGGCGCTTGGCGCGTTCCTTGCTCACCGGACCGGGAGCGTCCGGACCCAGTTGCGCAGTAGCGCGGCGCCCGCGTCCCCGGACTTCTCCGGATGGAACTGGGTGGCGCAGAGCGCGCCGTTCTCCACCGCGGCGACGAACCGGTCGCCGCCGTGGGTGGCCCAGGTGACCAGCGGCGGCCGGGTGCGGCCGTTGGTGCGCAGCGTCCAGTCGTGCACGCCGTAGGAGTGCACGAAGTAGAACCGCTCGTCACGGACGCCGTCGAACAGCGTGGTCCCCTCCGGCGCCTCGACGGTGTTCCAGCCCATGTGCGGCACCACGTCGGCCCGCAGCCGGTCCACCACCCCGGGCCACTCGTCCAGCCCTTCGGTGTCCACGCCGTGCTCGACGCCGTGGGCGAACAGGATCTGCATGCCCACGCAGATCCCGAGCACCGGCCGGCCGCCGGCCAGACGCCGGCCGATGATCTCGTGACCCTTGGCGGCCCGCAGCCCCTCGACGCAGGCCGCGAAGGCGCCGACCCCGGGGACCACCAGGCCGTCGCAGTCCATGGCCGCGGCGCGGTCCGCGGTGAGCGTGACCGTGGCGCCGGCGCGCTCGAGGGCGCGGACGGCCGACCGGGTGTTCCCCGACCCGTAGTCGAAGACCACCACCGAGGGGTCGGTCACAGGCTGCCCTTCGTCGAGGGCACGCCGCTCTCGCGCGGGTCGACCGCGACCGCATCGCGCAGCGCCCGGGCGAACGCCTTGTACTGCGCCTCCACCAGGTGGTGCGGGTCGCGGCTGGAGAGCACCCGGACGTGCAGCGCGATCCGGGCGTGGAAGGCGAGCGTCTCGAAGACGTGCTTGGTCAGCGACCCGACGTACGGCGCGTTGCCGGAGCCGCCGATGTTCACGAACTGCTGCGCCTCGGGCTCCCCCACGTGCACGCAGTAGGGCCGACCGGAGACGTCGACCGCACACTGCACGAGGGCCTCGTCGAGGGGCACCAGCGCGTCGCCGAACCGACGGATCCCGCGCTTGTCGCCGAGCGCCTCGCGCAAC
The DNA window shown above is from Nocardioides mesophilus and carries:
- a CDS encoding DUF4190 domain-containing protein, with the protein product MSYTPPPPPPEEGGPGDGSGTPPGYGAPPPPPPGYGTPPPPPGYGGPTGPGYGGPTGPGYGGQGPGYGAPRANTKAVVALVIGIASPLLGLCCFLFGLAGIAAVVLGRQAQNEIAASAGSQTGQGMAKAGFILGIVGTVVGVLGLIWTIYVAATGDFQFTNTP
- a CDS encoding HGxxPAAW family protein; protein product: MAAHHGNTPAAWTGVIIILVGFVVGGIGMVIDNWPMFWVGLALLPAGAIVGKIMQKMGLGAEPVAD
- the hisF gene encoding imidazole glycerol phosphate synthase subunit HisF, whose translation is MSLAVRVIPCLDVDAGRVVKGVNFENLRDAGDPVELARRYDAEGADELTFLDISASHEGRATTMEIVSATAEQVFIPLTVGGGVGSVAHVDALLRAGADKVAVNTAAIRRPELLAEIADRFGNQVLVLSVDARRTGPGGGTDSGFEVTTHGGRESAGLDAVEWADRAAELGAGEILLNAMDADGTQDGFDLELIRLVRAEVSVPVIASGGAGKVEHFPPAVDAGADAVLAATVFHFGTLRIGEVKDALREAGHPVR
- the priA gene encoding bifunctional 1-(5-phosphoribosyl)-5-((5-phosphoribosylamino)methylideneamino)imidazole-4-carboxamide isomerase/phosphoribosylanthranilate isomerase PriA, with the translated sequence MSTYLELLPAVDISDGQAVQLVQGVAGSEKHFGDPLEAALNWQRRGAEWIHLVDLDAAFGRGHNRDLLARIIGTLDIDVEVSGGIRDDESLAAAMAAGCRRVNMGTAALEQPEWCAKAIAEHGDRVAVGLDVRGRTLAARGWTRDGGDLYDVLARLDSEGCARYVVTDVNKDGMLQGPNLDLLRDVCAATDRPVVASGGITELADLEALQGLVAEGVEGAIIGTALYEGRFSLEDALALTLPAGLQQDRRP
- the hisI gene encoding phosphoribosyl-AMP cyclohydrolase, giving the protein MSSLDPDIAGLLKRDADGLVPAVVQQHDTGEVLMVGWMDDEALHRTLTTGRATYWSRSRSEYWVKGETSGNRQWVRSVRLDCDGDTLLLAVDQEGPACHTGDRTCFDARELPVSQP
- a CDS encoding ABC transporter ATP-binding protein, whose translation is MSTATTPPGTGAAGTSMDTGESITARQTLRRGIELSPELKEGFGGTFAFAVLATLGRVVIPISVQQTLDRGLGAEGGPDLGFMAWMATAAAAAVVVTGLASYLMTSRLFTAAERGLATLRIKAFRHVHDLPMLTQNTERRGSLVARVTSDVDQVSQFLIFGGMIAVVSVGQIIVATAVMLFYSWQLTLVVWICFLPLFLSLRFFQRKLSEAYGVVRRQVGAMLSAVSEPVVGATVVRSYAIEGRTQARIDEAVDRYKQASTRAQGLTAFSFSLGGVSAGLANAGVLIVGVLLGVDGDITVGQVLAFAFLVTLFVGPVQMGTQVLTDAQNAIAGWRRVIGILDTPADVVDPGEDGEELPRGGVSIHFEGVGFSYPGGPPVLADVDLEIAPNTRVAVVGETGSGKTTLAKLLTRLMDPATGTVRLDGTDLRRVPFRSLRERVVMVPQEGFLFDSTVRANALYGRLDATDEQILAAATELGLRDWLDGLPRGLDTPVGQRGESLSAGERQLVALLRAHLADPDLLVLDEATSAVDPALEMRINRALERLTRGRTSVTIAHRMSTAENADEVVVVDQGRVVQRGPHAQLVAEGGVYGRLHTSWVAQQSVR
- the trpC gene encoding indole-3-glycerol phosphate synthase TrpC; translated protein: MSSSVLDEIIDGVRLDLAEREQSTSIEELKVAARQAPDALDPMPLFRDGGVSVIAEVKRSSPSKGPLATITDPAALAVDYAAGGAATISVLTEQRRFGGSLEDLRAVRAAVDVPVLRKDFIVTSYQLWEARAAGADLVLLIVAALDQPQLVGLLERAITIGLTPLVEVHDEDEVDRALDAGAQLIGVNARNLRTLEVDRDTFARLAPRIPDDVVRVAESGVRGPHDVFEYAKQGAHVVLVGETLVRGDNPREAVADLVAAGAHPSLHKCENDSHGQQKGV
- a CDS encoding TIGR03085 family metal-binding protein; this translates as METPTSLARSERTALCDTALAVGPDQPTLCGEWTVKELVVHLLVRERSPAAIGIVLSPAAGLTEREMRRKGRQPFEELVARLRKGPSPWSPYALPKLDGLLNTLEFFVHHEDIRRAGAGWEPRELGGDAQKVLWSMVRTAGKGLLRSAPAPVVIENATTGSRTVLKDGPEPVVVSGPPGEVTMFVFGRQPQARVTLSGPDQAVAALQAASFGV
- a CDS encoding DUF2752 domain-containing protein; this encodes MTATLAAPPDARSRWARVQGPTFLAVGVLAASVALHVRDPHQAGSWGLCPWLVLTGTYCPGCGGLRAVNDLTRGDVAGAASSNLLLVGALPLLGAWWLRRMRDGWRGVRRQPTDRQAYWLTGLVLGVTAVFWVLRNLPFATWLTP
- a CDS encoding Trp biosynthesis-associated membrane protein, whose amino-acid sequence is MTGRRDRSFGTTVLVGLGAGALAAVGASREWATSSGDAAGVAVNGSVTGSDAAPLVLALSLVALAAWGVVLVLRGRARQVGAVIGVLAAAGALVALVDAFDAAPDAAVTAATAQGATSDVLAGSLTAWYWTTGVALVLTLVTLGVAVLRARTWPSMGSRYDAPGSRPAAGAAAGSGPAAEPDERELWRAIDEGRDPTA
- a CDS encoding DUF4190 domain-containing protein, with the translated sequence MSHTPGPPPPGYGYPPAGYPAPAPTNGKATAALIVGISTLVLSWCCGAGVLGLVAVVLGVKGRSEIRSSQGTQSGEGIAMAGIITGAVAAVIGILVVALIVILVASGNAAFQEYAESGSTATF
- a CDS encoding ABC transporter ATP-binding protein → MASTTRAQQRTRSVTSGSTLREGFAVLGVAIKREPVVFTLSTLGSVLFGALTVADAWVLGWSTDHVVLPAFESGRVEWDGLIAILALFVGVALLRAVGIVARRLGAGVMQYRMQAYHRRAVTRQYLRLPISWHQQHPTGQLLSNANSDVEAAWAPIAPLPMAVGTVAMMVIAVVQMLLTDLVMAGVGLLVFPAVIVANLVFQRLQSPLMTRAQALRAEVSEVAHESFDGALVVKTLGRESEETQRFARKAHQLRDTNVKAGRVRAAFDPVLEALPNLGVLAVLAVGVNQVLAGRAAPGDVVTIGYLLTIVAFPIRSLGWLLGEFPRSVVGFQRVSAVLAATGEMQYGGRRIEPVTGPGAALAVDHLAYRYDRSEDGPPVLADLTFTVAPGRTVAVVGETASGKSTLTSLLVRLVDPDRGSVSVDGVDLRDLAAGVVAEHVALVPQQAFLFDDTVRGNVTLGLDVSDDAVWEALRTAQADGFVAALPDGLDTRIGERGTSLSGGQRQRLSLARALVRRPRLLVMDDATSAVDPEVEARILAALRASGGGPGEGATVLVVAYRKATISLADEVVHLVDGRVADQGTHAELLSRNPGYARLVNAYEHEVTVEEVAGSDEVRSR